The Oncorhynchus tshawytscha isolate Ot180627B linkage group LG12, Otsh_v2.0, whole genome shotgun sequence genome includes a window with the following:
- the LOC121847896 gene encoding uncharacterized protein LOC121847896, whose product MVMESSLPTPTHPVLRGLDQHCWLAEIAPASEIPVRVEGQDVVAILDSGSMVTLVEERMVTSATLLPDKVAVSCIHGDTHYYPTVNLPILTPKGRCTVRAGKVPQLKVPLLIGRDCPLYKELRQMTLCTGRRGTGKKRKAKPEVVVLQGDVAASSSSAAEEEIATQRLRQIFQETTDEDTCEGLYTTQEGRSNQALRDIFEAPSEEGTWKGFSSVTPDGDVEHPPHPSTEVDLPQELKGQFGTSQHRDPDLREAMRKVKVIDGRNVDGSGEPPLPYYAIRRGLLYWVVRRREENQELLMVPRPYRDTVLQLAHSHVLGGHLARDKTIDRIMQRFYWPRVTRDVARYCRTCDQCQRTAPRPHLRNPLIPLPIIETPFERIAMDLVGPLPKSARGHEYILVVIDYATKFPEAIPLRNMSSKGIAKELFLMFSRVGLPKTILTDQGTPFMSRLMKDLCRLYQVQQIRTSIFHPQTDGLCERLNKTIKSMLRRVVSRDGKNWDMLLPHLMFALREVPQASTGFSPFELLYGRPCRGILDLAKETWETQPCPFRSTIEHVTLMRDRLSAVWPIVKEHMEKAQRTQGRAYDKPATPREFTVGEKVMVLVPTAEHRLLAQWRGPYEVMKRVSPVNYLIKQPDRRKKVQLYHINLLKTYHGREEEVALMALEGKGKEEALPQVRRGQTLLPEQSRQLDKLIMNFGRIFSPFPGQTDVLFHHIHTEPGKKVHIRPYRIPEARRVIAKKEVREMLRMGVIEPSTSEWSSPIVLVPKSDGSMRLCNDFRGVNAISTFDAYPMPRVDELLERLGKAKFITTLDLTKGYWQVPVAPEDRPKTAFATPEGLFQYVRMPFGLHGAAATFQRLMDAILRPHQEYAAAYIDDVVIHSEDWDSHLLRLRAVLVSLEATGLTANPNKCCLGLSEAEYLGYTVGNGKIRPQAEKTRAIRDWPRPRTKRDVRAFLGITGYYRRFIPGYATIANPLTTLIRKNLPNQVEWKDETEEAFQLLKDGLCSDPVLQAPDFSQEFIVQVDASDTGLGAVLAQGKGEAEKPILFISRKLSDREQRYATVEKEALAIKWALDYLRYYLLGRRFALVTDHAPLTWMAGKRNNNNRIARWFLSLQPFSFHVIHRAGSRNGNADALSRRDQDDE is encoded by the exons ATGGTCATGGAGTCATCACTGCCTACCCCCACACATCCCGTTTTGAGGGGGCTGGATCAACACTGTTGGTTAGCAGAGATAGCCCCAGCCTCAGAGATTCCGGTGCGAGTCGAAGGACAAGATGTGGTAGCTATTCTCGACTCGGGAAGTATGGTTACGTTAGTAGAGGAGCGGATGGTGACCTCCGCAACACTGCTACCAGACAAAGTAGCCGTATCCTGTATCCATGGAGACACCCACTATTACCCCACTGTGAATCTGCCTATTCTCACTCCAAAAGGAAGGTGTACAGTCAGGGCAGGGAAAGTGCCCCAGCTGAAGGTGCCATTATTGATCGGGAgagactgtcccctatataagGAGCTTCGGCAGATGACGTTATGCACGGGAAGAAGGGGGACAGGAAAGAAGAGAAAAGCCAAGCCCGAGGTAGTAGTCCTACAAGGAGACGTAGCCGCGTCctcgtcctctgcagcagaggaagaaATAGCGACCCAACGTTTACGACAGATATTCCAGGAAACCACTGATGAAGACACATGTGAAGGGTTATACACAACGCAGGAAGGAAGGAGCAACCAGGCGCTAAGGGATATATTTGAAGCTCCATCCGAGGAGGGAACCTGGAAGGGATTCTCCTCGGTCACCCCTGATGGGGATGTGGAACAtcctccacatccctctaccGAGGTCGACCTGCCCCAggaattaaagggacagttcggCACCTCGCAGCATAGAGACCCAGACCTAAGGGAGGCCATGAGGAAGGTGAAGGTGATCGACGGGAGGAACGTCGACGGATCAGGTGAGCCCCCTCTTCCTTACTATGCAATCAGGCGGGGTCTCTTATACTGGGTCGTACGACGAAGGGAGGAAAACCAGGAATTACTAATGGTGCCTAGGCCATACAGGGATACAGTTCTACAGTTAGCCCATTCCCACGTCctaggaggacacctggcacgagACAAGACTATTGACAGAATCATGCAGAGATTCTATTGGCCCCGGGTCACCCGGGATGTGGCCAGGTATTGTAGGACGTGTGATCAATGTCAACGTACAGCCCCACGGCCACACCTACGTAACCCTTTGATTCCTCTCCCCATCATAGAGACTCCCTTTGAACGCATAGCTATGGACCTCGTAGGACCCCTCCCAAAATCCGCCAGAGGACACGAGTACATCCTAGTGGTTATAGATTACGCTACCAAGTTCCCGGAGGCCATACCCCTGCGTAACATGTCGTCAAAGGGAATTGCCAAGGAGTTATTCCTGATGTTCTCTCGTGTGGGCCTCCCCAAGACTATCTTAACCGATCAAGGAACCCCGTTCATGTCCCGGTTGATGAAGGACTTGTGTCGGTTATATCAGGTTCAACAGATACGTACAAGCATATTCCACCCTCAAACAGACGGGTTGTGTGAACGCTTGAACAAAACGATTAAAAGCATGTTAAGAAGAGTGGTGTCCCGAGacgggaaaaactgggacatgcttctcCCACACTTAATGTTTGCCCTGCGAGAAGTACCCCAGGCATCCACTGGATTCTCTCCGTTTGAATTGCTCTATGGTAGACCCTGTCGAGGAATCCTCGACTTAGCCAAGGAGACCTGGGAGACCCAACCATGCCCCTTTCGATCCACAATAGAACACGTTACCCTGATGAGAGACCGCCTGTCAGCAGTGTGGCCCATAGTCAAGGAGCATATGGAGAAGGCCCAAAGGACCCAAGGCCGGGCCTATGATAAGCCCGCGACCCCCCGTGAGTTCACCGTGGGAGAGAAAGTGATGGTGCTTGTGCCCACGGCCGAACATCGCTTGCTGGCGCAGTGGAGGGGGCCCTACGAGGTAATGAAAAGGGTCTCACCGGTCAATTACCTCATCAAGCAACCTGACAGGAGGAAAAAGGTCCAACTCTATCACATAAACCTGCTGAAGACGTACCATggacgagaggaggaggtggcTTTGATGGCCCTGGAGGGCAAAGGAAAAGAGGAGGCTCTACCACAGGTGCGCCGTGGCCAAACTCTCCTACCGGAGCAGTCAAGACAGCTAGACAAGCTGATTATGAACTTCGGTCGAATATTCTCTCCATTCCCAGGACAAACAGATGTCCTGTTCCACCATATCCACACTGAACCCGGCAAGAAGGTGCATATCCGCCCTTACAGGATTCCTGAGGCTCGCCGAGTCATCGCTaagaaagaggtgagggagatGTTGAGGATGGGCGTGATCGAGCCCTCGACGAGTGAGTGGTCCAGTCCCATAGTCCTGGTCCCCAAATCCGATGGTAGTATGAGACTCTGCAACGACTTCCGGGGCGTGAATGCCATCTCTACATTCGATGCGTATCCCATGCCCCGTGTGGATGAACTCTTGGAGCGCTTAGGAAAGGCCAAGTTCATCACTACCCTGGATTTGACAAAGGGATATTGGCAAGTGCCGGTGGCTCCAGAGGATCGCCCAAAGACTGCCTTCGCCACCCCAGAGGGGCTTTTCCAGTATGTGAGGATGCCCTTCGGACTGCACGGTGCCGCTGCAACTTTCCAACGCCTCATGGATGCCATTCTACGGCCCCATCAAGAGTATGCAGCGGCGTACATAGACGATGTGGTCATCCACAGCGAGGACTGGGATAGTCACCTCCTGCGATTACGGGCGGTGCTCGTGAGTTTGGAAGCCACAGGGTTGACAGCCAATCCAAATAAATGCTGCCTGGGCCTGTCCGAAGCGGAATACCTGGGGTACACCGTGGGGAATGGGAAAATACGCCCACAGGCAGAGAAGACCAGGGCAATTCGTGACTGGCCTCGACCCCGGACCAAGCGAGACGTTCGGGCCTTCTTAGGGATAACAGGATATTATCGCCGTTTTATcccgggatatgcaaccattGCCAACCCCCTCACAACCCTCATCAGGAAAAACCTGCCAAACCAGGTAGAGTGGAAGGACGAGACGGAAGAGGCCTTTCAATTGCTGAAAGATGGCCTGTGTTCTGATCCCGTTCTACAGGCTCCGGACTTCTCACAAGAGTTCATTGTGCAGGTCGACGCCTCGGATACAGGGCTCGGGGCCGTACTAGCTCAGGGTAAAGGTGAAGCAGAGAAGCCGATTCTCTTCATTAGTAGGAAGCTCAGCGATCGGGAACAGAGGTATGCGACCGTAGAGAAAGAGGCCTTAGCCATCAAGTGGGCCCTCGATTATCTCCGGTACTACCTACTGGGTCGGAGGTTTGCATTAGTTACTGACCATGCGCCCCTCACGTGGATGGCTGGTAAGagaaacaataacaacagaaTAGCCAGATGGTTTTTGTCTTTACAACCGTTCTCTTTCCATGTCATCCACAGGGCCGGATCGAGGAACGGGAATGCAGACGCTCTGTCCCGACGCGACCAAGACG ACGAGTAG